From Populus trichocarpa isolate Nisqually-1 chromosome 19, P.trichocarpa_v4.1, whole genome shotgun sequence, a single genomic window includes:
- the LOC18108179 gene encoding probable disease resistance protein At4g27220, with amino-acid sequence MVRSNDPFWNDVEDMSNGRMKCKFCGHLFSQNTSISRIKWHLSGVPRHGVKICENVPEEVKDAALAAIDGPPEKRNKNEAGSSNNVVTNAISAPAKEQNNEVMHLDMAQQEEAFSPGALERWMDSITDQEIESMLGRSSPEELLHDALETVPRTEMVQHLERGSSHERTSINQADKHQGDSSEPSDLLCRGLGRCYDQLCSPPVNNDGMMHEVPSINQPDESQGDSSEPTDVLCLGLGRCYDQLCSTVSNDVMMNEVQNMVTVRTAPVLQLLEQSNAVHHCLAGDAGRILVGVQGTEQGAGEDGNCSHLEAENGMGNTCEGSIQHVDRSFSLGRRPVDAHENRGEATQRIDLVNQSAGFSMEEEEEDAEDNRGRLVQPGAGTSSSRGLKYNTSETRGDPIPSSSTKLVGRAFEENKNVIWSLLMDGKFSTIGIYGMGGVGKTAMIQHIYNKLLKRRDISHRVYWVTVSRDFNINRLQNLIAKRLDLDLSSEDDDLHRAVKLSKELVKKQKWILFLDDLWNSFELHVVGIPVNLKGCKLIITTRSEEVCKRMDSQHKIKLKPLCEREAWTLFMEKLGDDKALSLEVEQIAVDVARECAGLPLGIITVARSLRGVDDLHEWRNTLKKLRESKFKDMENEVFRLLRFSYDQLDDLALQHCLLYCALFPEDYIIERDVLINYLIDEGIMKGMRSSQAAFDEGHTMLNKLENVCLLERHLGGGKFFKMHDLVRDMAIQIQQENSQIMVKAGEQLKELPDAEEWTENLVTVSLMCTQIKKIPSSHSPRCPNLSTLFLCENTRLRFISDSFFMQLHGLKVLNLSTTSIKILPDGISDLVSLTVLLLCECKYLRGVPSLRKLRALKRLDLFKTELRKMPQGMECLSNLWYLRLGSIGKKVFPSGILPQLSHLQFFVSSGVLNVKGKELGCLRKLETLKCHFEGHSDFVEFLRSPQNQTKSLSTYRIFVGPLDDEDYYGMFLGTPSRRKTIVLCNLSINGDGVFQVMFPNDTQKLEIFNCNDGTTLCDISSLIKYATKLEILNIWECKNMESLVLSSWFCSAPPPLPSSNSIFSGLKEFYCRNCKSMKKLLPLVLLPNLEKLVVQECEKMEEIIGTTDEEISSSSSNPITKSILPKLRILRLKYLPELKSICGVKVICDSLEYIEVDTCEKLKRIPICLPLLENGQPSPPASLQNIVAYPEEWWETVVEWEHPNAKDVLLPFVRFRAV; translated from the coding sequence ATGGTTCGATCAAACGATCCATTTTGGAATGATGTTGAAGATATGAGTAATGGTCGCATGAAGTGTAAATTTTGTGGGCATTTATTTTCCCAGAATACTTCCATTTCGAGGATCAAATGGCATTTGTCAGGAGTGCCAAGGCATGGTGTAAAAATATGTGAGAACGTTCCTGAAGAAGTTAAAGATGCAGCCCTTGCAGCTATTGATGGCCctccagaaaaaagaaataaaaatgaagctGGATCGAGCAATAATGTCGTCACTAATGCAATTTCAGCTCCTGCAAAAGAACAGAACAATGAAGTGATGCATTTAGACATGGCACAACAAGAAGAAGCCTTTTCCCCTGGAGCGCTCGAACGTTGGATGGATAGCATCACTGATCAAGAGATCGAGTCTATGTTGGGACGTAGTTCTCCTGAAGAGCTTCTGCATGATGCATTGGAGACTGTACCGAGAACAGAAATGGTGCAGCATCTGGAGAGAGGTAGCTCTCATGAGAGGACATCAATTAATCAAGCTGATAAGCATCAAGGAGATTCATCCGAACCATCGGATCTATTGTGTCGTGGCCTTGGAAGATGTTATGATCAACTCTGTTCTCCACCAGTAAACAATGATGGCATGATGCATGAAGTGCCATCAATTAATCAGCCTGATGAGTCTCAAGGAGATTCATCCGAACCAACAGATGTATTGTGTCTTGGCCTTGGAAGATGTTATGATCAACTCTGTTCAACAGTAAGCAATGATGTCATGATGAATGAAGTGCAGAACATGGTTACTGTGAGGACAGCACCAGTGTTACAACTGTTGGAACAAAGCAATGCAGTACATCACTGTTTGGCAGGGGATGCTGGAAGGATACTAGTGGGAGTTCAGGGCACGGAACAAGGAGCGGGGGAAGACGGAAATTGTTCACATTTAGAAGCGGAAAATGGCATGGGAAACACTTGTGAAGGATCTATTCAGCATGTTGACAGAAGTTTCTCTCTTGGGAGACGCCCAGTTGATGCACATGAGAATAGAGGAGAAGCAACACAAAGAATTGATCTAGTGAATCAATCAGCTGGTTTTtcaatggaggaggaggaggaggatgcgGAGGACAATAGAGGAAGGTTAGTGCAGCCTGGCGCAGGAACTAGCTCTTCTAGAGGCCTTAAATACAACACAAGTGAGACTAGAGGAGATCCAATTCCTTCTAGCTCTACAAAGTTAGTGGGTCGAGCATTTGAAGAGAATAAGAATGTGATATGGTCTCTGCTAATGGATGGTAAATTCTCAACCATTGGCATTTATGGAATGGGGGGAGTTGGTAAAACGGCAATGATACAACATATCTATAATAAGCTTCTAAAAAGAAGAGACATTTCTCATCGTGTATACTGGGTGACTGTGTCTCGAGATTTCAACATTAATAGATTGCAAAATCTTATTGCTAAACGTCTTGATTTAGATCTTTCAAGCGAAGATGATGATTTGCATAGAGCTGTCAAATTGTCAAAAGAACTagtgaagaaacaaaaatggattctcttcttagatgatttgtggaacTCTTTTGAACTACACGTAGTGGGAATTCCTGTCAATTTGAAAGGATGCAAGTTAATTATAACAACTCGATCAGAAGAGGTTTGTAAACGGATGGATAGccaacacaaaatcaaattgaagccACTTTGTGAGAGGGAAGCTTGGACTTTGTTCATGGAAAAACTTGGAGATGACAAAGCACTTTCTCTAGAAGTGGAGCAAATTGCAGTAGATGTTGCAAGGGAATGTGCTGGTTTGCCATTGGGAATTATTACAGTTGCAAGAAGTTTAAGGGGAGTGGATGACCTACATGAGTGGAGGAATAcattgaagaaattgagagaatcaaaatttaaggaCATGGAAAATGAGGTATTCCGGTTATTGAGGTTTAGTTATGATCAGTTAGATGATTTAGCACTACAACATTGTCTCTTATACTGTGCATTATTTCCTGAAGATTATATAATTGAAAGGGATGTCCTCATAAATTATTTGATCGATGAGGGAATAATGAAAGGAATGAGGAGCAGTCAAGCAGCATTTGACGAGGGCCACACAAtgcttaataaacttgaaaatgtcTGCCTATTGGAAAGGCACCTTGGTGGCGGTAAATTTTTCAAGATGCATGATTTGGTTAGGGACATGGCCATCCAAATACAGCAAGAGAACTCTCAAATCATGGTTAAAGCAGGtgagcaattaaaagaattgccGGATGCAGAGGAGTGGACAGAGAATCTTGTGACAGTTTCGCTAATGTgtactcaaattaaaaaaattccctcAAGCCATTCACCAAGGTGTCCCAATCTGTCAACTCTATTTCTTTGTGAGAATACAAGGTTGCGATTTATTTCAGATTCATTTTTCATGCAATTACATGGGCTCAAGGTACTCAATCTATCTACCACAAGTATTAAAATATTGCCTGATGGTATCTCTGATTTGGTGAGTCTCACTGTATTATTGCTCTGTGAGTGTAAGTACTTAAGGGGTGTACCATCATTAAGAAAGCTCAGGGCACTAAAGAGGTTAGATCTCTTTAAAACTGAACTTAGAAAGATGCCTCAAGGAATGGAATGTCTATCCAACCTCTGGTATCTTAGACTCGGTTCAATTGGAAAAAAGGTGTTTCCCAGTGGGATATTACCTCAACTCTCTCACTTGCAATTCTTTGTATCTAGTGGTGTGTTAAATGTTAAAGGAAAGGAACTAGGATGCTTAAGGAAGTTGGAAACTTTGAAATGCCATTTTGAAGGTCACTCTGATTTTGTGGAGTTTCTCAGGTCTccacaaaatcaaaccaaatcacTAAGCACATACAGAATTTTTGTAGGGCCTTTGGATGATGAAGATTATTATGGAATGTTTTTGGGAACTCCCAGCAGAAGGAAAACAATTGTTTTGTGTAACTTGAGCATCAACGGAGATGGAGTTTTTCAGGTCATGTTCCCAAATGATACTCAAAAACTggaaatttttaattgtaatgaTGGAACAACTTTATGCGACATTTCATCCTTGATAAAGTATGCAACTAAACTAGAGATCCTCAACATTTGGGAGTGCAAAAACATGGAGAGCTTGGTTTTATCTTCTTGGTTCTGCTCTGCTCCTCCTCCATTGCCATCTTCTAACAGTATATTTTCTGGTCTTAAAGAGTTTTATTGCCGTAATTGTAAGAGTATGAAGAAGCTGCTGCCTCTTGTCTTGCTGCCAAACCTGGAAAAGCTTGTAGTTCAAGAAtgtgagaaaatggaggagataataggaACAACAGATGAAgaaatcagcagcagcagctccaATCCGATCACAAAATCCATACTCCCAAAGTTAAGAATTCTGAGATTGAAATATTTACCAGAATTGAAAAGCATATGTGGTGTAAAGGTGATTTGCGATTCTCTTGAATATATTGAAGTAGACACATGTGAGAAGCTGAAGAGGATTCCAATTTGTCTTCCGTTGCTTGAAAATGGCCAGCCATCTCCTCCCGCTTCTCTTCAAAATATCGTTGCATATCCAGAAGAATGGTGGGAGACAGTAGTGGAGTGGGAGCATCCTAACGCCAAGGACGTCCTTCTACCTTTTGTACGTTTTCGAGCTGTATGA